GCGGTGGATACACTACACTTCCGCTTCTGTCAACGGAACAATCGCAATCGTCATCGTGACGCCTTCGACATCCCACTCTTTCCGGTGGCCATCTTCGACCGCACCAACGCTTTCGGCGCGAACCTCGTCTGTCACGAGTTCCATGTGGTCTTCGACGAAATCAGCCACTCGGTCGTCGTGAACGTCGAGTTCGAGGCGGATTTCCTCCTCGATGTCGAGATTCATTTCCTTTCGCATCTCCTGCACACGGCGGATGACTTCGCGGGCGTAGCCCTCGCTTTCGATGTCCTCCGTGAGCGTCGTATCGACGTAGACGACGCCGAGTTGGTCGCCGTTCACGTCGAAGGACGTGCCGCTCACGTCGTCGGGCGTCTGGGTGACGAACTCGACCATCTCGTCGTCCAGTTCGATTTCCTCGCCGAGTGCATCCGCGACGGCATCTTCGAGTTCCGAGAGGTTCGCGTCGGAGACGCGGGCCTCGTTGAGCGCGTTCATCACTCTGCCTGCATCGCCACCGAAGGCCGGGCCGAGCACGCTCATGTCCGCCTCGGCACTGTAGGCGAGTTCGCCCCAGCCTTCATCGGGCGAGACGAGTTCGACTTCGCGGGCGTTCAGGCGGTCTGCCAGCAAGTCGCCGTGGTTCTCGACCGCGCGGACGACTGAGTCGTCTCGCGCGTCCACGATGATTCGTGAGACGGGCCAGCGGAGTTTTCGCTCGGCCTGCTGGCGGGCGTTCGCACCCGCTTCCTCGACAGCGCGAAGCACTGCCACGTCAGCCTCCATCTCTTCGTCGTGCCAGAACTCATCGACTTCGGGCCAGTCGAGCATGTGGACGCTGTCTTCGCCCTCGTCGCCCGTGAGGTTCTGGTAGATTTTCTCGCTGACGAAGGGAGCGAACGGCGAGAGCAGGGCGACCACCGACTTCAGGACGTGATGGAACGTCGCGTAGGCAGCTTGCTTACTCGCGCTGTCCTCTTCTTCCCACATTCGCTCGCGGACGACCTGAATGTAGAACCGCGAGACGTCCTCCACGACGAAGTCGAGCAGTGCGCGAAGCGCGCGGTCTTGGCGGTACTCGTCCCACTGCTCGGTCATCTCCGCCGTCACGCTCTGAAGCCGTGACAGAATCCACTCGTCCACGAGTTCCGTTTCGGCGTCTGTGACATCAACTGCGTCCGGGTCGAAGTCGTCCAACCGCATGTACGGCAGTGGGAACCGGAACACGTTCCAGAGGATGTTGAGGCTCCGCTGCATGTTCTGCATCTCGTCCCACGAAAAGCGCATGTCCTCGCCCTGTGGGTTCTGCGAGAGCAAAAACAGACGCATCGGGTCAGCGCCATGGCGTTCGATTGCTTCCTCTGGGGCGACGATGTTCCCGATGGATTTCGACATCTTGCGCCCGTCTTCCGCGAGCGCCCATCCGTGCATCAGCACGTCGTCGTATGGCACGTCGCCGAGCGCTGCGGTTCCCATGCCGAGTTGCGACCAGAACCAACCGCGAGTCTGGTCGTGAGCTTCCATGATGAGGTCGGCGGGCCATAGTTCCTCGAAGTCATCCTCGTTGCCGGGGTAATCGAGCGTACCCCACGACGCAACCGAAGAGTCGAGCCACACGTCGAACACGTCCGGAACGCGGGTGTAGGTCGTGCCGTCTTTGGTGATGGTCAAGTCGTCAACCGTCGGTCGGTGAAGGTCAACTTCGTCGGGTGAAACGTCTTGGTCAACCGCTTCCGCCAACTCTTCACGAGTGCCAACGACAACAACATCGCCCATGTCGCCATCCCAGTTTTCCGGCGTCCAAATCGGGATTGGCACGCCCCAGTATCGCTGGCGCGAAACGTTCCAGTCGGGCGAGTTCTTCACGAAGTTGTAGAATCGCTCGTCGCGGGCCTCCTGTGGGTGCCACTCGCTGTCCTCGATGTTGTCGAGGAGTTCCTCTTTGATGTCGCTGACCGTGATGAACCACTGGTCGGTGACGATTTGGAGGATACCCGTGTCACACCGCCAACAGTGGCCGTAACTGTGGTGGACGGTGCCGGAGGCGAGCAGGTAGCCCTCCGATTCGAGGTTAGCCATGATGTCCTCGTCGGCGTCCTTGACGAACTGTCCCTCGTACTTGCCGCCCGCTTCTCGATACACGCCGTCGCCGCCGACGGGACAGAATACGTCCAGACCGAGTTCTGTCCCGCGGTTGAAGTCCTCCTCACCATGGCCGGGTGCGGAGTGAACGAGTCCGGTACCGTCGCCACCGATTTCGACGTAGTCGGCTTCGTACACTTGGAGCGTGCCCTCGCCGCTTGGATGCTCAGGAACTTCGTCGTCCAGTGGGTGGTCGTACTCCCAGCCGAGCAGTTCCTCGCCGATGAGTTCGGAAACGACTTCGTAGTCGTCGTAGCGGCCTTCTTTGAGGACTTCCTCGACCTTTGGTTCGCCGACGTAGAGCGTTTCCGTCTCGCCATCTTTCGTTGCCTCAACTTTCGCGTAGGTGCCGTCCGCATCCACGGCGACGAAGGTGTTCGCCGGAACCGTCCACGGTGTCGTCGTCCAGATGACGAGGCTTCCCTCCTTGTCCTTCAGCGGGAACTTCACGTAGATGGACGGGTCGTCCACGTCCTCGTACTCGACCTCGTTGTTGGCGATTGCGGTCTCACAGCGCGGACACTGGCTGATGGAGCGTTTTCCCTGTTCCACCAAGCCGCGTTCGTGCGCCTGTTGGAAGCCCCACCACGCGGCTTCCATGTACTCGGGACTGACCG
The window above is part of the Haladaptatus cibarius D43 genome. Proteins encoded here:
- the ileS gene encoding isoleucine--tRNA ligase; the protein is MSRFAEVNDQYEPDSVEDRVFDYWDEVNAYEKTKANREGAERFFFVDGPPYTSGAAHMGTTWNKSLKDAYIRYLRMSGYDVTDRPGYDMHGLPIETKVEEKMGFENKKDIEEFGMENFIEECKEFADDQLDGLQNDFKSFGVWMDWDNPYKTVSPEYMEAAWWGFQQAHERGLVEQGKRSISQCPRCETAIANNEVEYEDVDDPSIYVKFPLKDKEGSLVIWTTTPWTVPANTFVAVDADGTYAKVEATKDGETETLYVGEPKVEEVLKEGRYDDYEVVSELIGEELLGWEYDHPLDDEVPEHPSGEGTLQVYEADYVEIGGDGTGLVHSAPGHGEEDFNRGTELGLDVFCPVGGDGVYREAGGKYEGQFVKDADEDIMANLESEGYLLASGTVHHSYGHCWRCDTGILQIVTDQWFITVSDIKEELLDNIEDSEWHPQEARDERFYNFVKNSPDWNVSRQRYWGVPIPIWTPENWDGDMGDVVVVGTREELAEAVDQDVSPDEVDLHRPTVDDLTITKDGTTYTRVPDVFDVWLDSSVASWGTLDYPGNEDDFEELWPADLIMEAHDQTRGWFWSQLGMGTAALGDVPYDDVLMHGWALAEDGRKMSKSIGNIVAPEEAIERHGADPMRLFLLSQNPQGEDMRFSWDEMQNMQRSLNILWNVFRFPLPYMRLDDFDPDAVDVTDAETELVDEWILSRLQSVTAEMTEQWDEYRQDRALRALLDFVVEDVSRFYIQVVRERMWEEEDSASKQAAYATFHHVLKSVVALLSPFAPFVSEKIYQNLTGDEGEDSVHMLDWPEVDEFWHDEEMEADVAVLRAVEEAGANARQQAERKLRWPVSRIIVDARDDSVVRAVENHGDLLADRLNAREVELVSPDEGWGELAYSAEADMSVLGPAFGGDAGRVMNALNEARVSDANLSELEDAVADALGEEIELDDEMVEFVTQTPDDVSGTSFDVNGDQLGVVYVDTTLTEDIESEGYAREVIRRVQEMRKEMNLDIEEEIRLELDVHDDRVADFVEDHMELVTDEVRAESVGAVEDGHRKEWDVEGVTMTIAIVPLTEAEV